A window of Rufibacter sp. LB8 contains these coding sequences:
- a CDS encoding penicillin-binding protein, which yields MNIKRSIVTRVRLAFLAICLFAFAIMYKVAYIQFKDGDRWREIANEKRFHYQPIYATRGNIYSDDERIMATSLPFYRVAFDPSIPKDEVFNKGIDSLGMMLSRFFGDQSPEYYKRKIKGARAKNRKYVRINGRLINYQDKKLMAKWPIFRAGKNKGGVIFEKIDRRFLPFGSLAKRTIGFINEDRKGAGLEFSFNRHLAGKDGEALFERMAGGNKPINDGTEVKPMPGFDIQTTIDINLQDVAESALRRVLTINDAAHGCVILMEVSTGRIKAIANLGKAGPGYYEEDYNYAVGNQGRTEPGSTFKLASMMALLEETDMKLTDTVETGYGSERIGGAVKTDTHGYGKITLQQVFEKSSNVGVAKLIQKTFESQPQKYVDYLHKFGLHQPLGFQMNGEAIPYIKSPKDRSWSRPSLSTMAIGYELKLSPLQTLAFYNAVANNGVKVQPMIVKSIKRADNVLEQFETKVLNPKICSDETLAQLRAMMEGVVENGTGKNVRSEDYKVAGKTGTARKVINGQYTRKYSTSFVGYFPADKPKYSCIVIIDNPQKGAQYGGDVAAPVFRELADKAYAQDLAIHKPMARKPAGVQPKLPTLHAGSQEEIKLLCDKLGISAHPINPEEDWIRVDTQKHSVALKPVPVKMGKVPDVTDMTLKDALYLLGNHGLRVRIVGLGRVQSQSLTPGEPVQKGAIITLTLGKNGTTTKPAAGPPANAIARAF from the coding sequence ATGAATATTAAGAGGTCCATCGTTACGCGCGTACGGTTGGCCTTTTTGGCTATCTGCCTGTTCGCGTTCGCCATTATGTACAAGGTGGCCTACATTCAGTTCAAGGACGGGGACCGCTGGCGCGAAATTGCCAACGAGAAGCGGTTCCATTACCAGCCCATTTACGCCACGCGCGGCAACATCTACTCAGATGACGAGCGTATCATGGCTACGTCATTGCCCTTTTACCGCGTGGCCTTTGACCCATCCATTCCCAAAGACGAAGTCTTCAACAAAGGCATTGACTCCTTGGGCATGATGCTGTCGCGGTTTTTCGGGGACCAATCTCCGGAGTATTACAAGCGAAAAATCAAGGGCGCCCGCGCCAAGAACCGAAAATACGTGCGTATCAACGGTCGCCTGATTAATTACCAGGACAAAAAACTGATGGCCAAATGGCCGATTTTCAGGGCCGGGAAAAACAAAGGCGGGGTGATATTTGAGAAGATTGACCGTCGGTTCCTGCCGTTCGGGTCCTTGGCCAAGCGCACCATTGGCTTCATCAACGAAGACCGCAAAGGCGCCGGTCTGGAGTTTAGCTTTAACCGCCATTTGGCCGGCAAAGATGGCGAAGCTCTGTTTGAACGCATGGCCGGTGGCAACAAGCCCATCAATGACGGAACCGAGGTGAAACCCATGCCGGGCTTCGACATTCAAACCACCATTGACATCAACCTGCAGGACGTAGCCGAAAGTGCGCTGCGCCGCGTGCTCACCATCAATGACGCCGCTCACGGTTGTGTGATTCTGATGGAGGTAAGCACCGGCCGGATTAAAGCAATCGCCAATCTAGGCAAGGCCGGCCCGGGGTATTACGAGGAAGACTATAACTACGCGGTGGGTAACCAAGGCCGCACGGAGCCCGGTTCTACGTTCAAACTGGCGTCTATGATGGCCCTCTTGGAGGAAACCGACATGAAACTCACCGACACCGTGGAAACCGGCTACGGGTCAGAACGCATTGGCGGCGCAGTGAAAACAGACACGCATGGCTACGGCAAAATCACGCTGCAGCAAGTGTTTGAGAAATCGTCTAACGTGGGCGTGGCCAAGCTGATTCAGAAAACCTTTGAAAGCCAGCCGCAGAAATATGTAGACTACCTGCACAAGTTCGGGTTGCACCAGCCGCTTGGTTTCCAGATGAACGGCGAGGCCATTCCGTACATCAAATCGCCGAAAGACCGCAGCTGGAGCCGTCCGTCTTTGTCCACCATGGCCATTGGCTATGAATTAAAGCTTTCGCCGCTGCAGACTTTGGCCTTTTACAATGCGGTGGCCAACAACGGCGTGAAAGTGCAGCCCATGATTGTGAAGAGCATCAAGCGCGCAGACAACGTGCTGGAACAGTTTGAGACCAAGGTTCTGAACCCAAAAATCTGTTCAGACGAAACCTTGGCGCAACTAAGGGCCATGATGGAAGGTGTGGTAGAGAACGGAACTGGCAAGAACGTGCGCAGCGAAGACTACAAAGTGGCCGGCAAAACCGGTACTGCCCGTAAAGTAATAAACGGCCAGTACACCCGTAAATATTCCACCTCGTTTGTGGGGTATTTCCCGGCTGACAAGCCCAAGTACAGCTGCATTGTGATTATTGACAATCCGCAGAAAGGTGCACAGTACGGCGGTGATGTGGCCGCGCCGGTGTTCAGAGAATTGGCAGATAAGGCTTATGCCCAGGATCTAGCCATCCATAAACCCATGGCGCGCAAACCAGCCGGCGTTCAGCCTAAACTGCCCACGCTCCACGCCGGAAGCCAGGAGGAAATCAAATTACTCTGTGACAAACTGGGCATCAGCGCCCACCCCATCAACCCCGAGGAAGACTGGATTAGGGTAGACACGCAAAAACACTCGGTGGCCTTGAAACCGGTTCCCGTGAAGATGGGCAAAGTGCCCGACGTGACGGACATGACCTTGAAAGACGCCCTGTATCTCTTAGGAAACCACGGCCTGCGCGTACGCATTGTGGGGCTAGGCAGAGTGCAAAGCCAGAGTCTTACGCCCGGCGAACCTGTTCAGAAAGGCGCAATCATTACCCTTACCCTTGGAAAAAATGGCACAACTACAAAACCTGCTGCAGGCCCTCCAGCCAACGCAATTGCTCGGGCCTTCTAA